A window of Candidatus Hydrogenedentota bacterium genomic DNA:
TGCCGACACGCGCCACCGTGCGGGCGTATGGTAGCATAAGCCGCCGCCCCGTGTGAAACGGGGAGCGGTTTCCGGTCCCGGCGAAGTCCGGGCCGCACGATGAAGGAGTCACGGCATGGACCGAGCGGTGCTGGACGCGTATTTCAGCGGGGACGAGCTGGCGAAGGCGCTGGAGATGACCGTCACGGAGGTGGGCACGGGCACGGCCACCGTCACCATGCCCATCCGCAAAATGCACCAGAACGGCCTGGGCAAGGCCCACGGCGGCGCGATCTTCTCCCTCGCCGACTTCTGCTTCGCCGTCGCGGCGAACAGCCACGGCCAGGTCTCCGTGGCCGCCACGGTGAGCATCAATTTCCTGCGCCCCCCGGCGGACGGCATCCTCACCGCGCGGGCCGTTGAAATCCAGCGCGGCCGCCGCCTCGGCACCTACGACGTGGACGTCACCGACGACCGCGGCAAGAAAATCGCCATCTTCCGCGGCACCGTCGCCATCATGGAGGAGACCCTCGCCAGCGTGGTTGCAAAGCGGACGACACAGGAATAGCCCATGCGCTACTGGCTGATGGCGGCGACGGCGGCGGTCCTCTTTGCGGGATCGTTTGCCGCGCGCAGCCTGCTGGTGCCGTCTTCCGGGACGGCGGCGGGGGCGGGGTCCGCCGCGCCGGGGCGGATCGTCTCGCTGTCGCCGGGCATCACGGAGTCGCTGTTCGCCGTGGGGGCGGGCGGGCAGGTCGTGGGGGTGACGACCTACTGCAACTGGCCGCCGGAGGCGCGCCCGCTGCCGCGCGTGGGCGCGTTTCTGGACACCAATTTCGAGGCCATCGTGGGCCTGGCGCCCGACCTGGTGGTGCTGATGCCGTCGCACCGGGACCACCGCGCGGAGCTGGAACGGCTCGGCCTGCGCACGGAGGTGGTGGACCAGACGCTGCTGGAGGACATCCCGGCGAGTCTGGAGCTGCTGGGGCGGCTCACGGGGCATGAGGCGGAGGGGCGGGGGGCAGCGGCGATGCTGCGCGGCCAGATCACCCGCGTGCGGGACAGGGTGCGGGGCGCGGCGCGCCCCCGCGTGCTGCTGTCCGCCGGGCGCGATCTCGCGGCCAAGCGCCTCTCGGAGGTGTATGTCGCGGGGCACCGGACCTTTCTGGGGCAGCTGCTGGACGCGGCGGGGGCGGAGAACGCCTTTCCGGACAGCGCGGTGGACTATCCGGCCCTCTCGGGCGAGGCGATCCTGCGGCTGGACCCCGACATGATTCTGGAGGTGGTGATGTCGGACACGGACATCGCGCCGGAGGACGCGGCCGCGGCCTGGCGCGGGCTGGAAGGGCTGCGCGCGGCGCGCGAGGACCGCATCGTGGTCCTTCAGGGCGCGCATCTCACCATCCCCGGCCCGCGCGTCGGCGCGGCGCTGGAGGAACTGGCCCGGGCGGTCCACCCGCAACTCGACTGGGCCGCGCCATGACCGCGCCGGCCTTCGAACTGAACGGCGTCACCCTCGCCCTGGACGGGAAACCGATCCTGGACGGCGTGGGGTTTGTCCTGGAGGCGGGCGAGTCGCTGGCGGTGATCGGGCCGAACGGCGCGGGCAAGACCACCCTGCTGCGGTGCCTGCTGCGGATGCTGTCCGGCGCGCGCGGGGAGATCCGGGTGTTCGGCGACGACCTGGCGCGGCTCCCCCGCCGCGAATTGGCGCGGCGCGTGGCCTATGTGCCGCAGGCGGAGGGCCGCGCGCTCCCCTTCACAGCGCGCGAGTTCATGCTCATGGCGCGCTACCCGCACCTGGACGCCTTCGGGCGGCCGGGCCGCGCGGACGAGGAGGCGGTGGCGCGCGCCGCGGAGCGCTGCGGCGTGGCCGCATTCCTCGACCGGCGCATGGACACCCTCAGCGGCGGCGAGCGGCAGACGGTCTTCGTGGCCGCCGCCGTGGCGCAGGCGCCGCGCGCGCTGCTGCTTGACGAGCCGTCCACCTTCCTCGACTACCGGCACCAGGCGGCGCTGGGCGACCTGGTGGAGGGGCTCAACCGGCGCGACGGACTCACGGTGGTCTCCGTGACCCACGACCTGAACCAGGGCGCGCTGACGGGCGGCAAGGTGCTGGCGCTGAAGGCGGGGCGGGTCGCGTTCTTCGGCGAACCCGGCGCGCTGACCGCGGACCCCGCGCTGCTGGAGGACATCTACGGCACGGGCTTCGACTTCCTCCGCCACCCGCGGACCGGCGAAGTCATTGTGGCCCCCGTGAGGGGCGCGCCATGAAGCGGAGCGTCCTGCCCATCCTGCTGATCGCCCTCGGCGCGGGGGTCTGCCTGCTGGCCGCGCCGTTCTTCGGCGTGACCACCAGCCCCCTGTCCGCCGCCCTGGACCCCTTCGGCGCGGGCATGGAGGCCGTGGTCTTCTGGCGCATCCGCGTGCCGCGCGTGCTGACCGCCTTCCTCGCGGGCGCGGGGCTGGGCGTGTGCGGCATGGCGTTCCAGGCGCTGTTCCGCAACCCCCTGGCGACGCCGTACACCCTCGGCGTGTCCAGCGGCGCGTCGCTGGGGGCGGCGCTGTACCTGCGGCTGGGGCTGGCGGGCACGCTGCTCGGCGCGGGGGGCGCGTCCGGGGCGGCCTTTGCGGGGGCGGCGGCGGCCACCCTGCTGGTGTACGGCGTGGCGCGGGCGCGCGGGGGCAGCTCCGGGGCGACGCTGCTGCTGGCGGGCGTGGCCGTGAGCTTCTTCCTGTCCAGCATGATCCTCGCAGTGCAGTACAGCGCCAACCTGCACGACTCCTTCCGCCTGCTGCGGTGGCTCATGGGCGGGCTGGGCATGGTGGGCTACGACGCCGTGCTGGGCGTGCTGCCCTTCGCGGGCACGGGCGCCGGTGTGATCGCCCTGATGACGCAGGAGCTCAACCTGGTGGCCACGGGCGAGGATCTCGCCCTGAGCCGCGGCATGGACGTGGTCCGGTTCCGGCGGCTGCTGTTTTTCGCCGTGTCGCTCACCGTGGGCGGGGTGGTGGCCGTGTGCGGGCCCATCGGCTTCGTGGGCATGATGGCCCCGCACATCTGCCGGCTGATGGTCGGGCCGGACCACCGGCGGCTCTTCCCCGCGACGCTGCTCTTCGGCGGGGCCTTCCTGACGGTGTGCGACGCCGTGGCGCGGTGCGTCCTCGCGCCGGTGGAGATTCCCGTGGGCATCGTCACGGCCATGCTCGGCGGGCCGTTTTTCCTGTGGCTGCTGCTGACGCGGCGGGAGGAGACGTTCTGACGGGCGGCGTCTGTCATGCCGCGAAAGAAGAGGGCGCAGCAAGCGGCGCCCCTACATGCGCGTACTCCAGGCATGGGCGAAAACACTGGTGTCACCGCCCGTAGGGGCGCCGCTTGCCGCGCCCCCGCCCATGCCGTGGGCATGCGCGAAGACACCGGGGCGCCCTTCCGTAGGGGCGCTGCTTGCCGCGCCCTGGAACGGACACGACCGCCTCCGTTCGCGCGGCGACCGGTCACACGGGACGGGCGCGGATGACCTCGTCGAGGTCGTAGACCCCCTCGACCTCGTGGTCCGGCGGCACGACCAGGTAGTCGGCTTCGGGCCAGTCGCCCGAGAGGAGCCCCTCGATCAGGCGGATGCTGCCCGCGATGCGGCGCAGTTCCTTGCCCTCGCCCGCGGCGAGGGCCCCGATCCGCTCATACACCCCGGCGCAGCGCGTCTCGGGCACGTCAATGAACCAGACCGACCCGCTGTCGTGGGTGACGTTCATGGTCTCGTAGATGTACTTTGCGTTCTCCTCGCCGTAGATTTCGACCAGCTTGGCCAGGTCGGGCGTGGAGCCGGTCCACTCGCGCGTGGAGCTGTCCGAGAAGACCGACGCGCCGCGCTCGGAATAGCCCGTGCTCGCCCAGGTCTGGCTCGGGTTGTCGGCGAAATGCTCCTTGAAGGCCTCCTTCGACCCGAGGAAGAGCGTGGTGCAGTCGTGGGCGCGGGGGATCACGAGGGGGAAGCGGCGCGCGCGCAGGCCGAGGGTGGCGTTGCCGCAGAGGCCGTAGCCCAGGAGCACGGCGTCATAGGCGGTCTCCCCGGCGGCGACGGCGTCAATCTGCCCCTGGAGCAGTTCCCGGAGCCGTCCCGGCGCATTGTGCTCGCCCTTCTCGGTGAACACGGGGTCCACGGTGTGCGGGGTTTTGAAGAGGCAGTAGCCCACCTCGCGGGTGAGCACGTCGCAGGAGAGCAGCTTGAAGCGCATGGCGGGGCGCCTAGTCGCGCGGCGCGGGGTCGGGGGAGAGGAGCGCTCGCTTGTCGTCCACGTCCTTAAACTCCTCCGCCGACTCCAGGGGCTCCTTCTGCTCCTCGATCACGGGCCACCGTTCGCTGAGCTCGCGGTTCAGGTCAATGTACTCGCGCCACTTCTCCGGCACCTCGTCCTCCGAGAAGATGGCGTGGACGGGGCAGGCGTCCACGCAGACGCCGCAGTCAATGCACTCCGCCGGGTCAATGGCGAGCATGTTGGCGCCCTCGTGGAAGCAGGCCACGGGGCAGACCACCACGCACTCGGTGTACTTGCACTTGATGCAGGGCTCGCAGACGATGAACGCCATGGACGGATGCACTCCCTGGGTTTCCGCGCCGGGCACAAGGCACCCGGCGGGCGCGTTCCTGATTGTAGCCCTAAACGCGGAAACCCGTCAAAATATTCGCGGGAACGGCCGACTTGAAACGGAAGCACGCAGGGTATATAACCAACGCGCGGGCCCATGAACGCCGAACGGTGGCGGACAGCCCGCCCTGAGGCCGTGGCAATGAAAAACCTCGCGCTGGACAGTGGACGGATTGCGGCGTTCTGCCGGAAATGGGATGTCGAGGAGATGTCCCTGTTTGGCTCCGTGTTGCGGGACGATTTTCGTCCGGAAAGCGACGTTGACGTGCTGGTGTCGTTCGCACCCGGCGCGGCCCGCACGCTTTTCGACCTGGTGCGGATGCGGGATGAGCTGGCCGGAATTCTCGGGAGACCGGTGGACATGGTGAGCCGGCGCGGACTGGAGTCCGGAGGCAACCCCCTTCGGCGGGAATCCATTCTGAAGTCTGCGGAGCTGGTGTATGGACCGTGACCGGACATACCTGCTGGACATTCTTGATGCGGCGCGGTTGGCTGTGCGGTATTTGGAGGGCATTTCGCTGGAAGCGTTTGTCTCCAACATGCAGCTTCAAGACGCCGTGGTGCGTCGCTTGGAGATCATGGGGGAGGCGGCGAGGAGAATGTCTCCCCAAACGAAAGAGGCCAAGCCCGACCTTCCCTGGAGGGAAATGGCCGGATTGCGCAATCTTCTCATCCACGAATACGGCGCGGTGGATATGACGCTGGTTTGGCAGACGGTACACGCCGAACTTCCGGAACTCATCCGGAAGCTTCAGGACATGACAGGGATCTGACCGGGAATCCGCGCTATCCCAGTGCCTGGGCGGGATCGAGGCA
This region includes:
- a CDS encoding hotdog fold thioesterase produces the protein MDRAVLDAYFSGDELAKALEMTVTEVGTGTATVTMPIRKMHQNGLGKAHGGAIFSLADFCFAVAANSHGQVSVAATVSINFLRPPADGILTARAVEIQRGRRLGTYDVDVTDDRGKKIAIFRGTVAIMEETLASVVAKRTTQE
- a CDS encoding ABC transporter substrate-binding protein — its product is MRYWLMAATAAVLFAGSFAARSLLVPSSGTAAGAGSAAPGRIVSLSPGITESLFAVGAGGQVVGVTTYCNWPPEARPLPRVGAFLDTNFEAIVGLAPDLVVLMPSHRDHRAELERLGLRTEVVDQTLLEDIPASLELLGRLTGHEAEGRGAAAMLRGQITRVRDRVRGAARPRVLLSAGRDLAAKRLSEVYVAGHRTFLGQLLDAAGAENAFPDSAVDYPALSGEAILRLDPDMILEVVMSDTDIAPEDAAAAWRGLEGLRAAREDRIVVLQGAHLTIPGPRVGAALEELARAVHPQLDWAAP
- a CDS encoding ABC transporter ATP-binding protein, giving the protein MTAPAFELNGVTLALDGKPILDGVGFVLEAGESLAVIGPNGAGKTTLLRCLLRMLSGARGEIRVFGDDLARLPRRELARRVAYVPQAEGRALPFTAREFMLMARYPHLDAFGRPGRADEEAVARAAERCGVAAFLDRRMDTLSGGERQTVFVAAAVAQAPRALLLDEPSTFLDYRHQAALGDLVEGLNRRDGLTVVSVTHDLNQGALTGGKVLALKAGRVAFFGEPGALTADPALLEDIYGTGFDFLRHPRTGEVIVAPVRGAP
- a CDS encoding iron ABC transporter permease — encoded protein: MKRSVLPILLIALGAGVCLLAAPFFGVTTSPLSAALDPFGAGMEAVVFWRIRVPRVLTAFLAGAGLGVCGMAFQALFRNPLATPYTLGVSSGASLGAALYLRLGLAGTLLGAGGASGAAFAGAAAATLLVYGVARARGGSSGATLLLAGVAVSFFLSSMILAVQYSANLHDSFRLLRWLMGGLGMVGYDAVLGVLPFAGTGAGVIALMTQELNLVATGEDLALSRGMDVVRFRRLLFFAVSLTVGGVVAVCGPIGFVGMMAPHICRLMVGPDHRRLFPATLLFGGAFLTVCDAVARCVLAPVEIPVGIVTAMLGGPFFLWLLLTRREETF
- a CDS encoding DUF1638 domain-containing protein, yielding MRFKLLSCDVLTREVGYCLFKTPHTVDPVFTEKGEHNAPGRLRELLQGQIDAVAAGETAYDAVLLGYGLCGNATLGLRARRFPLVIPRAHDCTTLFLGSKEAFKEHFADNPSQTWASTGYSERGASVFSDSSTREWTGSTPDLAKLVEIYGEENAKYIYETMNVTHDSGSVWFIDVPETRCAGVYERIGALAAGEGKELRRIAGSIRLIEGLLSGDWPEADYLVVPPDHEVEGVYDLDEVIRARPV
- a CDS encoding ferredoxin family protein, which encodes MAFIVCEPCIKCKYTECVVVCPVACFHEGANMLAIDPAECIDCGVCVDACPVHAIFSEDEVPEKWREYIDLNRELSERWPVIEEQKEPLESAEEFKDVDDKRALLSPDPAPRD
- a CDS encoding nucleotidyltransferase family protein is translated as MKNLALDSGRIAAFCRKWDVEEMSLFGSVLRDDFRPESDVDVLVSFAPGAARTLFDLVRMRDELAGILGRPVDMVSRRGLESGGNPLRRESILKSAELVYGP
- a CDS encoding DUF86 domain-containing protein encodes the protein MDRDRTYLLDILDAARLAVRYLEGISLEAFVSNMQLQDAVVRRLEIMGEAARRMSPQTKEAKPDLPWREMAGLRNLLIHEYGAVDMTLVWQTVHAELPELIRKLQDMTGI